Proteins from one Clostridium cellulovorans 743B genomic window:
- a CDS encoding aldo/keto reductase codes for MEYTKLGNTGLDVSRLCLGCMSFGDPNRWIHKWVIDEENSRTIIKKALDLGINFFDTANVYSDGTSEEIVGRALKDFGNRDEIVLATKVYFPMHEGPNSGGLSRKAILSEIDKSLKRLGTDYVDLYQIHRWDYNTSIEETMEALHDVVKAGKARYIGASAMYAWQFQKALHVAEKNGWTRFVSMQNHLNLIYREEEREMLPLCKEEKIGVIPYSPLASGRLTRDWSETTNRSETDQVARSKYDSTADKDRLIVDRVGEVGEKRGVSRAQIALAWLLQKEPVTAPIIGATKITHLDDPVDALSIKLTAEEIAYLEEPYVLHKIVGFK; via the coding sequence ATGGAATATACTAAGCTTGGAAATACAGGATTAGATGTGTCTCGTCTTTGTCTTGGTTGTATGAGTTTTGGTGATCCAAATCGTTGGATTCATAAATGGGTAATTGATGAAGAAAATAGTCGTACTATTATTAAAAAAGCACTAGACCTTGGCATTAATTTTTTTGACACTGCGAATGTATATTCAGACGGTACAAGTGAAGAAATTGTTGGAAGAGCTCTAAAGGATTTTGGGAATCGTGATGAAATTGTGTTAGCAACGAAGGTTTACTTTCCAATGCATGAAGGCCCAAACAGTGGTGGACTTTCTAGAAAGGCAATCCTCAGTGAAATTGATAAAAGTCTTAAAAGACTTGGAACAGATTATGTAGATTTATACCAAATTCACCGTTGGGATTATAATACTTCTATTGAAGAAACCATGGAAGCATTACATGATGTTGTGAAAGCTGGTAAAGCAAGATATATTGGGGCTTCTGCTATGTATGCATGGCAGTTTCAGAAGGCTCTTCATGTAGCTGAAAAAAATGGTTGGACTCGCTTTGTTTCAATGCAAAATCATTTAAACCTTATATATCGTGAAGAAGAAAGAGAGATGTTACCACTTTGTAAGGAAGAAAAAATCGGTGTAATTCCATATAGTCCTCTTGCATCAGGAAGATTAACACGTGATTGGTCAGAGACAACTAATCGTTCAGAAACTGACCAAGTTGCCAGAAGTAAATATGATTCAACTGCAGATAAAGATAGATTGATTGTAGATAGAGTTGGGGAAGTTGGAGAAAAACGTGGCGTTTCTCGTGCTCAAATTGCACTTGCATGGCTTTTGCAAAAAGAACCTGTAACAGCGCCTATTATTGGTGCTACGAAAATTACACATCTGGATGATCCAGTAGATGCTCTTTCTATTAAGCTAACTGCTGAAGAAATTGCGTATTTGGAAGAACCATATGTTCTACACAAAATAGTTGGTTTTAAGTAA
- a CDS encoding AraC family transcriptional regulator, which yields MGNKVLKIGENKLENREYARNNDFPFRVDYEEITNYIGYSFGCHWHPEVEFTYILSGSMIYQANNTQHLVKAGDVIFVNQNCLHSGKASNDCSCRYFAITFNPTLISGYKSSIFENKYIGEIINSDRIPFVYFEGSKKENEQIVSLLMRLEELYREKAEGYELLIESKLFELWFYLYRDVYCKVPDELIKQTKNIMQIKAALDYIHDNYKENLTLDDISEACNLSKSSCCRLFKKIVHGTPFNYLLSYRIQRSIPYLLSEGMNITEAALSVGFSSSSYYSEIFKKYMKCTPTEYKNNVAR from the coding sequence ATGGGAAATAAAGTTCTAAAAATTGGAGAAAACAAATTAGAAAATAGAGAATATGCTAGAAATAATGATTTCCCTTTTCGTGTTGATTACGAAGAAATAACTAATTATATTGGTTATTCTTTTGGGTGTCATTGGCATCCAGAAGTTGAATTTACTTATATTCTTAGTGGTTCAATGATTTATCAAGCCAATAATACACAGCACCTCGTGAAAGCAGGAGATGTTATATTTGTAAATCAAAACTGTCTTCATTCTGGAAAAGCTAGCAATGATTGCAGCTGTAGGTACTTTGCAATTACCTTTAATCCAACATTGATTTCAGGATATAAAAGCAGTATTTTTGAAAACAAATATATAGGAGAAATAATCAATAGTGACAGGATACCCTTTGTATATTTTGAAGGATCTAAAAAAGAAAATGAACAGATAGTCTCCTTATTGATGAGGTTAGAAGAACTGTATAGAGAAAAAGCTGAAGGATATGAATTATTAATAGAAAGCAAGTTATTTGAACTATGGTTTTATCTTTACCGAGATGTTTATTGTAAAGTTCCTGATGAACTTATAAAGCAGACTAAAAATATAATGCAAATTAAAGCTGCACTAGACTATATTCATGATAATTATAAAGAAAATTTAACATTAGATGATATCTCAGAAGCATGTAACCTTAGCAAAAGTTCTTGTTGTAGGTTATTTAAAAAGATTGTACATGGAACTCCTTTCAATTATCTTTTAAGTTATCGCATACAAAGGAGTATCCCTTATTTGTTAAGTGAAGGAATGAACATTACAGAGGCAGCTCTTTCTGTTGGTTTTTCTAGCAGCAGTTACTATTCTGAGATATTCAAAAAATATATGAAGTGTACTCCTACTGAATATAAAAATAATGTTGCAAGGTAA
- a CDS encoding glycoside hydrolase family 44 protein, which yields MRNEKKIRKKGIFTVGSTMVIASMLPNAVVLAGTTGSINVNIDTTAERAAISPYIYGGNWEFNNANLSAKRLGGNRFTGYNWENNFSSAGSDWKQSSDTYLLSNGNIPEARWSEPGVVATDFHDKNLSAGESYSIVSLQAAGYVVADGNGTVAESEAAPSARWKEVKFKKNAPFSLTPDTTDNYVYMDEYVNFLVNKYGNASTATGIKGYSLDNEPALWPGTHPRIHPQQPTCAEIVDKNINLAKAVKSVDPYAETYGLVAYGFAEYNNFQSAKDWDSVKGSYNWFLDYYLDSMKKASDAEGKRLIDDLDLHWYPEASGGGKRICFNDDTNCTNIDCNKARLQAPRTLWDPTYTEDSWIGQWCKDKLPLIPKVQNSIQKYNPGTKLSFTEYSYGGDNHITGGIAEADVLGVFGKYGVYFGSVWGGGTYTASGFNIYRNYDGKGSKYGDTKVKAETSDVENSSVYASVDKNDDSKLHIIMINKNYDNPETINVNLSSTKNYKSGKVWTFDQTSANITEKAPIESISGNVFSYTLPALSVAHIVLDTNSSTIMYGDYNKDAKVNALDYGLFKKYLLNSDGKYEVVLDLNLDGKVNAIDFAIMKQYLLGIIDKLPSTPSK from the coding sequence ATGAGGAATGAAAAAAAGATTAGAAAAAAGGGGATATTTACTGTTGGTTCAACAATGGTTATAGCTTCAATGCTTCCTAATGCTGTTGTTTTAGCTGGTACTACAGGATCAATAAACGTAAATATTGATACCACGGCAGAAAGGGCAGCGATTAGTCCTTATATTTACGGAGGAAACTGGGAATTTAATAATGCTAATCTGAGTGCAAAGAGATTAGGTGGTAATAGATTTACCGGTTATAATTGGGAAAATAATTTCTCAAGTGCAGGGAGTGATTGGAAGCAATCAAGTGATACTTATTTATTATCAAATGGTAATATACCAGAAGCTAGATGGAGTGAACCAGGAGTAGTAGCAACGGATTTTCACGACAAAAACTTATCTGCTGGTGAGTCATATTCTATCGTAAGTTTGCAAGCTGCAGGCTATGTTGTAGCAGATGGAAATGGTACAGTAGCAGAATCAGAAGCTGCTCCATCAGCAAGATGGAAAGAAGTAAAGTTTAAAAAGAATGCACCATTTTCTCTTACACCTGATACAACAGATAACTATGTTTACATGGATGAATATGTGAATTTTCTTGTAAACAAATATGGAAATGCTTCTACGGCCACTGGTATTAAAGGATATTCTTTAGACAATGAGCCTGCACTTTGGCCTGGTACTCATCCAAGAATTCATCCACAGCAACCAACTTGTGCAGAGATTGTTGATAAAAATATTAATCTTGCAAAGGCAGTTAAAAGTGTAGATCCGTATGCAGAGACCTATGGACTTGTAGCTTATGGTTTTGCTGAATATAATAATTTCCAAAGTGCTAAAGATTGGGATTCTGTTAAAGGTAGTTATAACTGGTTCTTAGATTATTATCTTGATAGTATGAAGAAGGCTTCTGATGCAGAGGGAAAAAGGCTTATCGATGATTTAGATTTGCACTGGTATCCTGAAGCTTCCGGTGGCGGAAAAAGAATATGTTTTAATGATGATACTAATTGTACTAATATTGATTGTAATAAAGCACGATTACAGGCACCAAGAACATTATGGGATCCTACATATACAGAAGATAGTTGGATAGGACAATGGTGTAAGGATAAACTACCTTTAATTCCTAAAGTTCAAAACTCAATACAAAAATATAATCCAGGAACAAAGCTTTCATTTACTGAATATTCATATGGTGGAGATAACCATATAACTGGTGGTATTGCTGAAGCAGATGTTTTAGGCGTTTTCGGAAAGTATGGAGTTTATTTTGGATCAGTTTGGGGTGGCGGAACATATACAGCATCAGGCTTTAACATATATAGAAACTATGATGGAAAAGGATCAAAGTATGGTGATACAAAGGTAAAAGCTGAAACATCAGACGTTGAAAATAGTTCTGTATATGCTTCAGTTGATAAAAATGATGATTCTAAGTTACACATTATTATGATAAACAAGAATTATGATAATCCTGAAACAATAAATGTTAATTTATCTAGTACTAAAAATTATAAGTCAGGAAAGGTATGGACTTTTGATCAAACAAGCGCAAACATTACTGAAAAAGCTCCAATTGAAAGTATTAGTGGAAATGTATTTTCATATACATTACCTGCCTTATCAGTAGCGCATATAGTTCTTGATACTAATTCAAGTACAATAATGTATGGTGATTATAATAAGGATGCAAAAGTAAATGCTTTAGATTATGGTCTTTTTAAGAAATATTTATTAAATTCAGATGGTAAATATGAGGTAGTTCTAGATCTTAATCTTGATGGTAAAGTAAATGCTATTGATTTTGCTATTATGAAACAATATTTGCTTGGGATAATCGATAAATTACCGAGTACACCAAGTAAATAG
- a CDS encoding AraC family transcriptional regulator — translation MMHCQYILNTSSKEHELDLNLFYCGKESCSPNYTWVPNLKDRFLIHFIHSGKGTFYVNGTTYSLGPNEGFLIYPKDMAHYTADGESPWTYSWIEFNGKLAEEYLNQIGLCEDHRIFFSKEETLLQNAFQQLFDACKLNRNHDLLILSCLYHLLAMIDEPSYSNCPPENPLHPKDFYIQQALLFIDKNYTRDLSITEIAEYLKLNRNYMTKIFKEAVGVTPKTYLINYRIRKAAALMNNSYLTISEISTMVGYSDPLLFSRMFKKVIGLSPRAYRNRLL, via the coding sequence ATGATGCATTGTCAATATATCTTAAACACTTCTTCCAAGGAACATGAATTGGATTTGAATCTCTTTTATTGTGGAAAGGAGTCATGTTCACCCAACTATACCTGGGTCCCTAACTTAAAAGATCGTTTTTTAATTCATTTTATACATAGTGGGAAAGGAACTTTTTACGTTAATGGTACCACTTATTCCTTAGGACCTAATGAAGGTTTTCTAATTTATCCCAAGGATATGGCACATTATACAGCTGATGGAGAAAGTCCTTGGACATATTCATGGATTGAGTTTAATGGGAAGTTGGCAGAAGAATATTTAAATCAAATTGGCTTATGTGAAGACCATAGGATTTTCTTTTCTAAAGAAGAAACACTACTACAGAACGCTTTTCAACAGCTTTTTGATGCCTGCAAGTTAAATCGTAATCATGATTTATTGATACTTAGCTGCTTATATCATCTTCTTGCTATGATTGATGAGCCTTCATACTCAAATTGTCCACCTGAAAATCCTTTACATCCTAAGGATTTTTACATTCAACAAGCCTTACTGTTTATAGACAAGAACTACACAAGAGACTTGTCTATTACCGAAATTGCTGAGTACTTAAAGTTAAATCGTAACTATATGACAAAAATTTTTAAGGAAGCTGTAGGCGTAACACCAAAGACTTATCTTATAAATTATAGAATCAGAAAGGCCGCAGCACTGATGAACAATTCTTACTTAACTATCAGTGAAATCTCCACTATGGTAGGTTATAGCGATCCTCTTCTATTCTCTAGGATGTTTAAAAAAGTCATTGGCTTATCTCCTAGGGCTTATAGGAATCGCTTACTATGA
- a CDS encoding sulfite exporter TauE/SafE family protein produces the protein MYITFLFISTLLAYFIKGITGFGNTLVMSPLYSFVTSNKLTTPIDLLFSIPTNIFIVWRERKNISIKVILPLSLMLIIGIIPGTLLLKIGSDWILKSILGLLIAGMGLEMLTRKTNENEVNKTNPIFLTFIGVLSGTLAGLYGIGALLVAYIMRTTNTKSQFRANICCVFLVDNIFRFFLYLYTGILNKETLLMALYLSPAVVIGMMIGIKVDSRMNEESIKKLVIALLIISGLVLFIKSFFYR, from the coding sequence ATGTATATTACTTTTCTTTTTATTTCTACTCTATTAGCATATTTTATTAAAGGCATAACTGGCTTTGGAAATACTCTTGTGATGAGCCCTTTATATTCCTTTGTAACATCAAATAAATTGACTACCCCTATAGATCTTCTTTTCAGCATTCCAACTAATATTTTTATAGTATGGCGAGAAAGAAAAAATATTTCTATTAAAGTAATTCTTCCCCTATCCCTTATGCTAATAATTGGAATCATACCGGGAACATTATTATTAAAGATCGGCAGTGATTGGATATTAAAATCCATATTAGGTCTTTTAATTGCTGGAATGGGACTTGAAATGTTAACAAGAAAAACCAATGAAAATGAAGTTAACAAAACTAATCCCATATTTCTTACGTTCATTGGTGTACTCTCTGGAACTTTAGCTGGATTATATGGAATTGGCGCACTCTTAGTAGCATATATTATGAGAACCACAAATACTAAAAGTCAATTTCGTGCCAATATTTGCTGTGTTTTTTTAGTAGACAATATATTTAGATTCTTTCTATATCTATACACAGGTATATTGAATAAGGAAACACTTCTTATGGCATTATATCTTTCACCTGCCGTTGTTATAGGAATGATGATAGGCATTAAAGTAGATTCTCGTATGAATGAAGAAAGTATAAAAAAATTAGTAATCGCTTTACTGATAATAAGTGGATTAGTTCTATTTATAAAAAGCTTTTTTTATCGCTAA
- a CDS encoding metallophosphoesterase family protein produces MKTIKVISIIFIIILFSIISGIYFLKPKPIAKPTAAVTIDADLSFAVFGDVHENIEHFQEAIKDLYTINPHMDALVLNGDTVDQGLQEQYDSVKKILRENEELLPKIIIKNIGNHEFFDYNLEVNSPQQVQDFINRYLEFSGEEKVYHDTWVNDYHFISLGSEDGNSETINSSTALISKEQRNWLKEKLAENYQKGKPIFVFLHQHLDSKNTGWIGVQESEQVRQILSQYPEVILFTSHTHRDLDESSVVLNQPFTMVHTGAIHYTLIPDPNSENGRRDEPYIKAVYIEVKDNNVVVKGRNIKDKQWIFTKEL; encoded by the coding sequence ATGAAAACGATTAAAGTGATTAGTATTATATTTATAATAATTCTTTTTAGTATAATATCAGGTATATATTTCTTAAAACCTAAACCTATTGCAAAGCCTACAGCTGCAGTAACAATAGATGCAGATCTTTCTTTTGCTGTATTTGGAGATGTTCATGAAAACATTGAGCATTTTCAAGAAGCTATCAAGGATTTATACACAATTAATCCTCACATGGATGCTTTAGTATTAAATGGCGATACTGTAGATCAAGGGCTTCAAGAACAATATGATTCAGTGAAGAAAATATTAAGGGAAAATGAAGAGTTGCTTCCTAAAATAATTATTAAGAATATAGGTAACCATGAGTTTTTTGATTATAACTTAGAGGTAAATTCACCGCAGCAAGTTCAGGATTTTATAAATAGATACCTTGAGTTTTCAGGGGAAGAAAAAGTATACCATGATACTTGGGTAAATGATTATCACTTTATCTCATTAGGTTCGGAGGATGGTAATTCTGAAACCATAAATTCTAGTACAGCGCTTATATCTAAGGAGCAGCGAAATTGGTTAAAAGAAAAACTGGCTGAAAATTATCAGAAGGGAAAGCCTATATTTGTATTTTTACATCAACATTTAGATAGTAAAAATACAGGGTGGATTGGAGTTCAAGAAAGTGAACAAGTTAGACAAATATTATCCCAATATCCAGAGGTAATACTTTTTACGTCTCATACTCATAGAGATTTAGATGAGAGTAGTGTGGTTTTAAATCAACCTTTTACAATGGTGCATACTGGAGCTATTCATTATACTCTTATACCTGATCCAAATAGTGAAAATGGGAGAAGAGACGAGCCGTATATTAAAGCTGTTTATATTGAGGTCAAGGACAATAATGTTGTTGTTAAAGGTAGAAATATTAAAGATAAGCAATGGATATTCACAAAAGAGTTGTAA
- a CDS encoding superoxide dismutase: MRRKIKIIQGITYIIFAAIALNFLNSSLPIKALSKEEQKFKVEPLPYAYDALEPYIDKETMELHHDKHYVTYTEKLNQAIDKYPELKKLTIEELLMSLDKLPDDIRRTVRNNGGGYYNHGFFFSIMSKSKKSEPNGKLKKDIEKSFDSFDKFKDDFKKASLDVFGSGWAWLIKDNDNQLKIITTGNQDSPIFDGIKPILGLDLWEHSYYLKYHEKRSDYIDNWWNVVDWDKIEAIYSGK, from the coding sequence ATGAGAAGAAAAATTAAAATTATTCAAGGAATAACTTATATCATTTTCGCTGCAATAGCCCTAAATTTTCTTAACTCAAGTTTACCAATAAAAGCTCTTTCTAAAGAAGAACAGAAATTCAAGGTTGAGCCTCTTCCATATGCATATGATGCCTTAGAACCATATATAGATAAAGAAACTATGGAGCTACATCATGATAAACATTATGTCACTTACACAGAAAAATTAAATCAAGCAATTGATAAATATCCAGAATTAAAAAAATTAACCATAGAAGAGTTACTTATGTCTTTAGATAAACTTCCAGACGATATAAGAAGAACTGTAAGAAACAATGGAGGTGGTTATTATAATCATGGATTTTTCTTTTCAATTATGAGTAAAAGTAAAAAATCTGAACCAAATGGGAAGTTAAAAAAGGATATAGAAAAATCTTTTGATTCCTTTGATAAATTTAAGGATGACTTTAAAAAAGCTTCACTAGATGTTTTCGGCAGTGGCTGGGCATGGCTTATTAAAGACAACGATAATCAACTTAAAATTATTACAACAGGAAACCAAGACAGCCCTATCTTCGACGGGATTAAACCAATTTTAGGTCTAGATCTTTGGGAACATTCTTATTATTTAAAATACCACGAAAAACGTAGCGACTATATAGATAACTGGTGGAACGTAGTTGATTGGGATAAGATTGAAGCAATATACTCTGGCAAATAG
- a CDS encoding DUF6323 family protein gives MDKNMVLAFQDIQKKQAAIELGACNEITIKYGLALSDTDINELVENRFKSLKDTGRIEFSEGILKKIVEVFCDSPYIMQQNYKDTLMEIQETFYFFKNEAMDQIADDELIEFMKRHFDGKCQGSLEYLSGTTLEDLCRNTRYGYEVDDTDIYGHEF, from the coding sequence ATGGATAAAAATATGGTTTTAGCATTCCAAGATATACAGAAAAAACAAGCCGCAATTGAGCTAGGAGCATGTAATGAAATAACAATAAAATATGGTTTGGCTCTATCTGATACAGATATTAATGAATTGGTTGAAAATCGTTTTAAGTCATTAAAAGATACAGGAAGAATTGAGTTTTCTGAAGGAATTTTGAAAAAGATAGTGGAAGTATTTTGTGATTCGCCTTATATAATGCAACAGAATTATAAAGACACATTAATGGAGATACAGGAGACCTTCTATTTCTTTAAAAATGAAGCCATGGATCAGATAGCGGATGATGAACTTATCGAGTTTATGAAAAGACATTTTGATGGAAAATGTCAAGGTTCTTTGGAGTATCTAAGTGGAACTACTTTAGAGGATCTTTGTAGAAATACAAGATATGGATATGAAGTTGATGATACAGATATTTACGGGCACGAATTTTAG
- a CDS encoding DUF6179 domain-containing protein, whose translation MEENNKSLMAFSDNIQIGNDISDEDRILIEAKLWKLLGKRTERYTMGDSTSIPVEIAEELLNSIFFSLELELRELTNVSEVLIEKDINDLLEASWNKITSLIDEGKNLLELVKKSSTDVENISYNDTLNEIGKFFYKYNYRFFAHKIDCSIDYQLSNPISEKFQGIEYINEYLKALLIENEFCRCFDKDNISYILNRQSSDYKELLINIFDPILTNSIGLNILGEDILKLEITPLQRETLLEIFRKLSKPETLAGLKNSVRRICDILGIVDNENIEYIQKSAMDIYPRIEVGVSTANIDNVFLSFKYEDDLKESRFIDNDTMDDERLRDLIDEINDCRFICDKIAMVKEAVHSLSDLLEVLSICFWEDEVLELFKELSVEEIYIIKNHLDSKVEAHNSESGWEIKFKQYINSFKVP comes from the coding sequence ATGGAGGAAAATAACAAGAGTTTAATGGCGTTTTCAGATAATATCCAAATAGGTAATGATATAAGTGATGAAGATAGAATTCTTATTGAAGCTAAGCTATGGAAGCTTCTTGGCAAGCGCACTGAGAGATATACAATGGGTGATAGCACATCAATTCCAGTAGAAATAGCAGAAGAATTATTAAATTCAATTTTTTTTTCCTTAGAGTTAGAATTAAGAGAACTAACTAATGTAAGTGAAGTACTGATAGAAAAGGATATAAATGATTTGTTAGAAGCTTCTTGGAATAAAATAACCTCTTTGATAGATGAAGGGAAGAATTTATTAGAATTAGTTAAGAAAAGCTCAACTGATGTAGAAAATATATCATATAATGATACATTAAATGAAATAGGTAAATTTTTTTATAAATATAATTATAGATTTTTTGCTCATAAGATAGACTGTAGCATAGATTATCAACTTTCTAATCCTATATCAGAAAAGTTCCAGGGAATTGAATATATAAATGAATATTTAAAAGCACTACTTATTGAAAATGAGTTTTGTAGATGTTTTGATAAGGATAATATTAGTTATATTCTAAATCGTCAGAGTTCTGATTATAAAGAACTATTAATTAATATTTTTGATCCAATACTAACAAATTCTATAGGACTTAATATTTTAGGTGAGGATATATTAAAATTAGAGATTACTCCACTGCAGAGGGAAACTTTATTAGAAATTTTTAGAAAATTATCCAAACCTGAAACTCTAGCAGGATTAAAGAACTCAGTAAGGAGAATATGTGATATTTTAGGGATAGTTGATAATGAAAATATAGAATATATTCAAAAATCAGCTATGGATATTTACCCTAGAATTGAAGTAGGCGTATCTACAGCAAATATTGATAATGTATTTTTATCCTTTAAGTATGAAGATGATTTAAAAGAAAGTAGATTTATAGATAATGATACTATGGATGATGAAAGGTTACGGGATTTAATCGATGAGATAAACGATTGTAGGTTTATCTGCGATAAGATTGCAATGGTAAAAGAAGCGGTGCATAGTTTAAGTGACCTATTGGAAGTGTTAAGTATATGTTTTTGGGAAGATGAAGTGTTAGAATTATTTAAAGAACTTTCAGTGGAAGAGATTTATATTATCAAAAATCACTTAGATAGTAAAGTTGAAGCACACAATTCAGAGTCTGGATGGGAAATTAAATTCAAGCAGTATATAAATTCTTTTAAAGTTCCATAA
- a CDS encoding glycoside hydrolase family 43 protein: protein MKYNNPVVKGFYPDPSVCKVGDTYYLVCSSFQYFPGVPLFESKDLVNWKQIGHCLTRKSQIQLENVNSSGGVFAPTIRYNNGRFYMTTTNDTTHQNFYIWTDDIYGEWSEPIFVDQGGIDPSMYFEEGKTYFMSNGEDDNGISGIVQCEIDVETGKKLTPSQTIWQGSGGRYLESPHLYKINGGYYLMAAEGGTEYGHMVTYARGNSPFGPFEGYAHNPVLTNRNLGGYEIQGVGHGDLIQDNLGNWWILHLGFRQIGRWATYHHLGREVFLTPVTFNEDGWFTAGHNGTTIGSFDIENIDANVVQEEKKCDTFENTEWNLDWCYLRIPQTENYEISENKVIIKGTEVTLDEADSPTFIGIRQRDFNAKISCDVAISEGEGGITIYMDENHHYDLAIRKSEAGYEVIERLNIGDIKSVEKTIALDNVNNAALVINANNYFYSFCIKTETEEIQLGTAQTRYLSSEVAGGFTGVLIGLYAQNESGTNSAEFTNFRCEYL, encoded by the coding sequence ATGAAATACAATAATCCAGTAGTTAAAGGCTTTTACCCTGACCCAAGTGTATGCAAAGTAGGGGATACATATTATCTTGTATGCAGTTCATTTCAATATTTCCCAGGGGTTCCGCTTTTCGAGAGCAAAGACCTTGTTAATTGGAAGCAAATCGGACATTGTCTTACAAGAAAAAGTCAGATACAACTTGAAAACGTAAACAGCTCTGGTGGAGTTTTTGCACCTACAATAAGATATAATAATGGTCGTTTCTACATGACAACTACCAATGATACAACTCATCAGAATTTCTATATATGGACAGATGATATCTATGGTGAATGGTCTGAACCTATATTCGTAGATCAGGGTGGAATTGATCCATCCATGTACTTCGAAGAGGGTAAAACATATTTTATGAGTAATGGCGAAGATGATAATGGAATCAGTGGTATTGTTCAATGTGAAATCGATGTTGAAACAGGCAAAAAGCTTACACCAAGTCAAACAATATGGCAAGGTTCTGGCGGACGTTATCTAGAAAGTCCTCATCTATATAAAATTAATGGTGGGTACTACCTTATGGCAGCAGAGGGTGGAACTGAGTATGGTCATATGGTAACATATGCACGTGGAAATTCTCCTTTTGGTCCTTTTGAAGGATATGCTCATAACCCTGTTTTGACAAATCGTAATTTAGGTGGTTATGAAATACAAGGAGTTGGTCATGGTGACCTTATCCAAGATAATCTAGGAAATTGGTGGATACTTCATTTAGGCTTTAGACAAATTGGTAGATGGGCTACGTATCATCATCTTGGACGTGAAGTCTTCCTTACTCCAGTTACCTTTAATGAGGATGGATGGTTTACAGCAGGACATAATGGTACAACAATAGGTTCTTTTGATATAGAAAATATAGATGCTAATGTTGTTCAAGAAGAGAAAAAATGCGATACCTTTGAAAATACTGAATGGAATTTGGATTGGTGTTACTTACGTATTCCTCAAACAGAGAACTATGAAATTAGTGAAAATAAGGTGATTATTAAAGGAACAGAGGTTACTCTTGACGAAGCAGATTCTCCAACATTTATAGGAATTCGTCAAAGAGATTTCAATGCTAAGATTTCCTGTGATGTAGCTATTTCAGAAGGTGAAGGTGGTATCACTATCTATATGGATGAAAACCATCACTATGATTTAGCAATACGCAAAAGTGAAGCTGGTTATGAGGTTATTGAGAGACTTAATATTGGTGATATAAAATCAGTAGAAAAAACTATAGCTTTGGACAATGTAAATAATGCAGCCCTTGTTATTAATGCAAACAATTATTTCTACAGCTTTTGCATTAAAACCGAAACTGAGGAAATTCAACTTGGAACAGCACAAACTAGATATCTTTCTTCAGAAGTTGCAGGCGGATTTACTGGGGTACTAATAGGTTTATATGCTCAAAATGAAAGTGGTACTAATTCTGCTGAGTTTACAAACTTTAGGTGTGAATATCTTTAA